One segment of Anguilla anguilla isolate fAngAng1 chromosome 1, fAngAng1.pri, whole genome shotgun sequence DNA contains the following:
- the LOC118234445 gene encoding kelch-like protein 28 gives MDQQAQPYMLASLTRPHSEQLLQGLQLLRQDHELCDIVLRVGDAKIHAHKVVLASISPYFKAMFTGNLSEKENSEVEFQCIDEAALQAIVEYAYTGTVFISQDTVESLLPAANLLQVKLVLKECCAFLESQLDAGNCIGISRFAETYGCHDLCLAATKFICQNFEEVCQTEEFFELTRAELDEIVSNDCLKVVTEETVFYALESWIKYDVTERQQHLAQLLHCVRLPLLSVKFLTRLYEANHLIRDDHACKHLLNEALKYHFMPEHRLSYQTVLSTRPRCAPKVLLAVGGKAGLFATLESMEMYFPQTDSWIGLAPLSVPRYEFGVAVLDQKVYVVGGIATHMRQGISYRRHESTVESWDPDSNTWSTVERMAECRSTLGVVVLAGELYALGGYDGQYYLQSVEKFVPKVKEWQPVAPMTKSRSCFATAVLDGMIYAIGGYGPAHMNSVERYDPSKDSWEMVAPMADKRINFGVGVMLGFIFVVGGHNGVSHLSSIERYDPHQNQWTACRPMNEPRTGVGSAIVDNYLYVVGGHSGSSYLNTVQRYDPITDSWLDSSGMKCCRCNFGLTAL, from the exons ATGGACCAGCAGGCCCAGCCTTACATGCTTGCCAGTCTGACGCGGCCGCATTCcgagcagctgctgcagggcctGCAGCTGCTCAGGCAGGACCATGAGCTGTGCGACATCGTGCTGCGCGTGGGCGATGCCAAGATCCACGCCCACAAGGTGGTGCTGGCCAGCATCAGCCCGTACTTCAAGGCCATGTTCACGGGCAACCTGTCGGAAAAGGAGAATTCGGAGGTGGAGTTCCAGTGCATCGACGAGGCCGCCTTGCAG GCCATCGTGGAGTATGCCTACACGGGCACGGTTTTCATCTCCCAGGACACGGTGGAGTCGCTGCTGCCGGCCGCCAACCTGCTCCAGGTCAAGCTGGTGCTGAAGGAGTGCTGTGCCTTCCTGGAGAGCCAGCTGGACGCCGGCAACTGCATCGGGATCTCGCGCTTCGCCGAGACGTACGGCTGCCACGACCTCTGCCTGGCCGCCACCAAGTTCATCTGCCAGAACTTCGAGGAGGTGTGCCAGACCGAGGAGTTCTTCGAGCTCACCCGGGCTGAGCTGGACGAGATCGTCTCCAACGACTGCCTGAAGGTGGTGACCGAGGAGACGGTCTTCTACGCCCTGGAGTCCTGGATCAAGTACGACGTGACCGAGCGCCAGCAGCACCTGGCCCAGCTGCTGCACTGCGTGCGGTTGCCGCTGCTCAGCGTCAAGTTCCTCACCCGCCTCTATGAGGCCAACCACCTGATCAGAGACGACCACGCCTGCAAGCACCTGCTCAACGAGGCCCTCAAGTACCACTTCATGCCTGAGCACCGGCTCTCCTACCAGACGGTGCTGTCCACCCGGCCCCGCTGCGCTCCCAAGGTGCTCCTCGCTGTGGGGGGCAAGGCCGGTCTCTTCGCCACCCTGGAGAG taTGGAGATGTATTTCCCTCAGACGGACTCGTGGATCGGGCTGGCGCCCCTGAGCGTGCCTCGCTACGAGTTCGGCGTGGCCGTGCTGGACCAGAAGGTGTACGTGGTGGGCGGCATCGCCACGCACATGCGCCAGGGCATCAGCTACCGGCGCCACGAGAGCACGGTGGAGAGCTGGGACCCGGACAGCAACACCTGGTCCACGGTGGAGCGCATGGCCGAGTGCCGCAGCACGCTGGGCGTGGTGGTGCTGGCGGGCGAGCTCTACGCCCTGGGCGGCTACGACGGCCAGTACTACCTGCAGTCGGTGGAGAAGTTCGTGCCCAAGGTCAAAGAGTGGCAGCCGGTGGCGCCCATGACCAAGTCGCGCAGCTGCTTCGCCACCGCCGTCCTGGACGGCATGATCTACGCCATCGGGGGCTACGGCCCCGCCCACATGAACAG TGTGGAGAGGTACGACCCCAGCAAAGACTCTTGGGAAATGGTGGCTCCAATGGCAGACAAGAGGATAAACTTTGGGGTTGGGGTCATGTTGGGCTTCATATTTGTGGTTGGTGGACACAACGGGGTCTCGCACCTGTCCAGCATTGAGAGGTATGACCCGCACCAGAATCAGTGGACGGCGTGTCGACCAATGAATGAGCCCCGGACAG GGGTGGGTTCTGCCATTGTGGACAACTACCTCTATGTGGTCGGGGGTCACTCGGGGTCGTCCTACCTTAACACCGTCCAGAGGTACGACCCCATCACGGACAGCTGGCTGGACTCCAGCGGCATGAAGTGCTGCCGCTGTAACTTTGGCCTGACCGCCCTTTGA